A single Streptomyces sp. Edi2 DNA region contains:
- a CDS encoding condensation domain-containing protein, producing MGTPPTRRSRNRRSTPTSRAASRRAPTLWKRAWTTGQAASKASARCVCPAPRTRPADTGVRPAGVHSAPLDPRVPAALRELGRRNRATLFTVALAASFAALHRFTGQDDLVIGVAGTHRQGPEMRGLVGLCVNTLPVRVNTAGDPSFTVLLERVREALLDAQQRREVPFDLILDRLGAAARGADGTALIRVTSDVLGEPTTLRLPGLADSYVEVGAGEAKFDLSFGMVDTETPAGLVQYSRTALDEEAAAALGAHYAALLTAVADDPGLALSRLPGGPPAAAGGETGGHPAEALLRSYPEVAEAAVAEPAGGPLLAYAVLRGIGGPSPAELRSRLRTALAADLVPAAVTLLDTLPRTADGTPDPARLPGFPSAPAPEGAHADAVTDGFTDLLGHKPGPDDDFFLLGGHSLVAVQLAERLRRALKLPLTGLDIMQARTPRAVTALLAAREAERAAAPTAASSRPRRTREGTVLVTGGTGGVGAFVLRELAARGRPVLALARPESAHLVAGEGVDVIEGDLTDLDGLRKAVDSADAVIHAACTFTRPEVDVTAMAAMVGTWSRGPFVFVSSVDAYGHPAGEWVAEESASQQPLSGYGQAKVDCEGLLLRAAGAQGRGGASAVRSPLVWGAHQRLRDQLRWGATGVLYQAAREGRPIVLPRPGTHGHAWYGAAWVHAAALARAVVSCLDSPVHGVANAVSGHLSWRDLATGLTELLGSDSEIQETDEVHPDLDHRWHYHAGRLAPSLRAQPDEDWRSVLAAMTGPAER from the coding sequence CACCCGCCCCGCCGACACCGGCGTCCGCCCGGCCGGTGTCCACAGCGCCCCGCTCGACCCACGGGTACCGGCCGCCCTGCGCGAACTCGGCCGCCGCAACCGGGCCACCCTGTTCACCGTCGCGCTCGCCGCGTCCTTCGCCGCGTTGCACCGCTTCACCGGCCAGGACGACCTGGTGATCGGGGTCGCCGGCACCCACCGGCAGGGCCCGGAGATGCGCGGCCTGGTCGGACTGTGCGTCAACACCCTTCCGGTCCGCGTGAACACCGCCGGCGACCCGTCCTTCACCGTCCTTCTGGAGCGGGTACGAGAGGCGCTGCTGGACGCCCAGCAGCGCCGCGAGGTCCCGTTCGACCTGATCCTCGACCGCCTCGGCGCCGCCGCCCGCGGCGCCGACGGGACGGCGCTGATCCGGGTGACCTCGGACGTCCTGGGCGAACCCACGACGCTGCGGCTGCCCGGCCTGGCGGACAGCTACGTCGAAGTCGGCGCCGGAGAAGCCAAGTTCGACCTCTCCTTCGGCATGGTGGACACCGAAACCCCCGCCGGACTCGTCCAGTACAGCCGGACCGCGCTGGACGAGGAGGCGGCGGCCGCTCTCGGTGCGCACTACGCGGCCCTGCTCACCGCGGTGGCGGACGACCCGGGCCTCGCTCTGTCCCGGCTGCCCGGCGGGCCGCCGGCGGCGGCCGGGGGCGAAACCGGCGGACACCCGGCCGAGGCACTGCTGCGCTCGTACCCCGAGGTGGCCGAGGCCGCCGTGGCCGAACCGGCCGGCGGCCCGCTGCTGGCCTATGCCGTACTGCGCGGCATCGGCGGCCCCTCCCCCGCCGAGCTCCGCTCCCGGCTGCGCACGGCGCTCGCCGCTGACCTGGTACCCGCCGCGGTGACCCTGCTGGACACCCTGCCGCGCACGGCCGACGGCACGCCCGATCCGGCCCGGCTCCCGGGGTTCCCGTCGGCCCCCGCACCGGAGGGGGCACACGCGGATGCCGTCACCGACGGGTTCACCGACCTCCTGGGGCACAAGCCCGGGCCGGACGACGACTTCTTCCTGCTCGGCGGCCACTCGCTGGTCGCCGTCCAGCTCGCCGAGCGTCTGCGCCGGGCGCTGAAACTGCCGCTGACCGGCCTGGACATCATGCAGGCCCGCACCCCGCGCGCGGTCACCGCGCTGCTGGCGGCACGTGAGGCGGAGCGGGCCGCCGCGCCCACGGCCGCCTCCTCCCGCCCGCGGCGCACGCGCGAGGGCACGGTGCTGGTCACCGGCGGCACCGGCGGGGTCGGCGCGTTCGTCCTGCGTGAACTGGCCGCCCGGGGACGTCCGGTCCTGGCCCTGGCCCGCCCCGAATCGGCCCACCTCGTCGCCGGGGAAGGCGTGGACGTCATCGAGGGCGACCTCACCGACCTCGACGGCCTGCGCAAGGCCGTCGACAGCGCCGACGCGGTGATCCACGCGGCCTGCACCTTCACCCGGCCCGAGGTCGATGTGACGGCGATGGCCGCGATGGTCGGCACCTGGTCGCGCGGCCCGTTCGTCTTCGTCAGCAGTGTGGACGCCTACGGGCACCCGGCCGGCGAGTGGGTGGCGGAGGAGTCCGCCTCGCAACAGCCGCTGAGCGGGTACGGACAGGCGAAGGTCGACTGCGAAGGGCTGCTGCTGCGAGCGGCCGGCGCCCAGGGCCGGGGCGGCGCGAGCGCCGTCCGTTCCCCGCTCGTCTGGGGAGCGCACCAACGGCTGCGGGACCAGTTGCGCTGGGGTGCGACCGGGGTGCTGTACCAAGCGGCGCGGGAGGGGCGGCCGATCGTCCTGCCTCGGCCGGGGACGCACGGTCATGCGTGGTACGGCGCGGCCTGGGTGCATGCCGCGGCCCTGGCCCGGGCCGTGGTCTCCTGTCTGGACTCGCCCGTGCACGGCGTCGCCAACGCCGTCAGCGGGCACCTCTCCTGGCGGGACCTCGCCACCGGACTGACCGAACTGCTCGGCAGCGACAGCGAGATCCAGGAGACGGACGAGGTCCACCCGGACCTCGATCACCGCTGGCACTACCACGCCGGTCGGCTGGCACCGTCCCTGCGCGCACAGCCGGACGAGGACTGGCGCTCCGTGCTGGCCGCGATGACCGGACCTGCCGAGCGCTGA